GGCCCGGCACGCCTACTACCCCGGCCGCCGGATGAACCTCGGCGTCGTCCTCCTCCCGCTGCGCATCTTCCTCGGCTTCATCTCCATCTACGCCGGCATGGGCAAGCTGTGCGACCCGCTCTACTTCGACGGCGGCAAACGCGGCTCCATGGTCAAGTGGCTCAACACCCTCCACCCCTGGGAGGTCGCCGAGCCGCTGCGCCAGTTCGCCCTGCACCACCCGGTCGGCTCCGGCCTGGTGATCGCCTTCCTCCAGGTGGCCGTCGGCGTCCTGACCGTCCTCGGCTGCTGGCAGCGCGTCGCCGCGGTCGTCGGCGCCCTGCTCTCCGCCGCCCTGATCGTCACCGTCAGCTGGAAGACCGTCCCCGCCTACGACGCCCCCGACATCATCTACCTCGCCGCCTGGTCCCCGCTGATCATCGCCGGCGCCCCCGTCTACTCCGTGGACGGCCGCCTCGCCGCCAGCGCCTGGCGCCGCCTCGGCCCCCGCGCCGACATCTGGGACCTGCGCCGCTACGTCCTGCGCCGCGGCGCCCTGATCACGGCCGTCACCGTCGGCCTCACCCTCCTCGTCGGCTCCCTCTTCGGCGGCGCCGTACGCGACTCCAGCCGCGTGGTCGTCCCCGGCCCCGGCGAGGCCCCCCGCAACAACCTTCCCGGCTCCCCGCTCCCGCAGGGGCCCGGCAAGCGGCACAAGAAGACCCCGGCGGCCTCCACCTCGCCGACGCGCGGCGCCACGGCCGGCGCGAGCCCGTCCGGCGCGGCGAGGACTCCGGGCGCCATGCGGTCCGCCGGTGGTACGACCACGACCCCCAGCCAGACCCAGGGCAGCACGGGCCAGACCTCGCCCCGCCAGTCCTCCCCGACCGGCGGCGCCCCGAGCACCACGGCGGGCCCGACGAGCACCGGCAACTCCTCGACCGGCGGCACCGGCAGCTCGGGCGGCTCGTCCTCCTCCGGCCAGCCGGGCCTGGTGGGCGGCCTGCTGGGCTGAGGGAACGACACAGGAGAACGCCACAAGAGAGGGCCCCGTACCGGTGAGGTACGGGGCCTTTCCGATGCCGGGGGAGTCGGGTTACTGCCGGCCCAGAGCCGCCAATTCCTTGGCCGCTTCCGTCAGATCCTTGGCCGTGTCGATGGCCCGCCAGTACGCCCCCTGAGGAATGGGGAACCCGAAGAGCTTCCGCTCCCGAGCCAGCCGGGGGAACGTGGTCCGCTCGTGATCCCCCCGCTCGGGCAGCGTCGAGGCGAACTCGGGCGAGAAGACGTACACACCCGCGTTGATCTCGAACGTGGACGGCGGAGCCTCGATGAAGTCGGTGATGTGCCCGAACCCGTCGGTCTCCACCGCGCCCCAGGGGATCCGCGGCCGAGCCAGCGCCAGGGTCGCGACGGCGTCCCGCTCGGTGTGGAAGTCGGCCATGTCCCGCAGCGAGAAGCGGGTCCAGATGTCGCCGTTGGTGGCGTACCAGGGCCGATCGGGGCGGGGCAGATGCGCGGCGGCGTACTTGAGGCCGCCGCCACGGCCGAGGGGCTCGGTCTCGACGACGGTGGTGACGGAGACGGGCAGGTCGGCGGAGTCCAGCCACTTCTGCAGGACGTCGGCGAGGTGGCCGCAGGAGACCACCACGTCGGTCACGCCTTCCTCGGCGAGCCAGGTCAGCTGGTGGCCGATGATCGGAGTGCCCGTGCCGGGGATCTCGACCATCGGCTTGGGCCGGTCGTCGGTGTAGGGACGCAGCCGGGAGCCCTGGCCACCGGCCAGGACCACGGCTTGAGTGGGGCGCGACGCGGCGTTGGGATGGGTCATGACCGCACTGTACGTGGCGCCCCACTCGGCTCGGCGGGCAGCGACGCGCCCCTTGAGGAGCCGTTACCTCCGCGGACCCGCGGGGGTGAGGAACCGGAACCCGAGGGAGCCGTCACCGACGTCCCGCGCACCCGGCTCAGCTGTGCGCGGCGAGCACGCCGGAGGCGAACGACGTGTCGCACACCGGGCGGGCGTAGGACTCGGCGACCGTGGGGCCGTACATGCGCGCCGCCGCCTGGCCCAGGGCGCGGGCGATGGCGGAGCAGTGCCGGGCCAGCGAGGGGCGGCCGTTGACCGCCTGCTGGAGGTGGGTGAGGACGACCCCCGGGTTCTTCTCCTGCAGTTCGCCCATCAGCTCGTCGCGGAGCACGTCCTGCGGGGCGCGGGAGACCGTCTTGGTGGAGACCTCCGCCGAGGAGACGTCCGAGGCGGCCAGCGCCGAGCTGGAAGGGCTTCCCGTCCAGTTGACCCGGGTGACCGCGAGGGTTCCGGAGAGCACCAGGACAACGGGCAGGACAAGGGCGAGAGTGCGGCCGATCCGGTGGGCAGGGCCGCCCCGATGGCCGCGTCGCGTCTGTGGTGTGGTGGAGTGCTTCACGCGTGTGAGAGTAGCGCGGGGTGATGATTTGGCGACATTCAGTCACTCCTTTGGGGGATGGGGTGCCGCCTTTTTCTGGGTAAGGGGTTGACACGACCCGCCCGAAAAGATCGCTGTGCCGGGGTATATCCACAGCAGCGACTCACACGAAAGGGGCCCCGCGGCACTCCGCAGGGCCCCATTCGTCAACCTCGGCGCAAAAGCGCTGCTCAGTCGGAGAGACGCTCACCCGTGGACGTCGAGAACACGTGGATCTCGCCCGGCCGCGGCACCACGTGCAGCGTGGAGCCCTTCTCCGGCACCTGACGGCCGTTGACGCGGACGACCAGGTCCTTCGTCTCGCCGCCGACCTCGGCGGTGCCGTAGACGTAGCCGTCGGCGCCCAGTTCCTCGACCACGTTCACCGAGACGGCGAGACCGGCCGGGGCGTCCGCGCTGTCCTTGGTGAGGGACGCGGCGGCGCCGCCGCCGAGCTCGACCACGTCGAAGTGCTCGGGCCGGACGCCGACGGTCACCGTACGGTCACCCTTGTCGGAGGCGGTCTTCAGGGCCTCGCGGTTGACCGGGACGACGCTGTTGCCGAACTTCACGCCGCCGTCGGTGATCGGCACCTCGACCAGGTTCATGGCCGGGGAGCCGATGAAGCCGGCCACGAAGAGGTTCGCGGGCTTGTCGTACATGTTCCGCGGCGAGTCCACCTGCTGCAGCAGACCGTCCTTGAGGACCGCCACACGGTCGCCCATCGTCATGGCCTCGACCTGGTCGTGGGTGACGTAGACGGTGGTGATGCCGAGACGGCGCTGCAGGGACGCGATCTGCGTACGGGTGGAGACACGCAGCTTGGCGTCGAGGTTGGACAGCGGCTCGTCCATGAGGAACACCTGCGGCTCACGCACGATCGCGCGGCCCATCGCGACACGCTGCCGCTGACCACCCGAGAGGGCCTTCGGCTTACGGTCCAGGTACTCGGTGAGGTCGAGGATCTTCGCGGCCTCCTCGACCTTCTGCCGGATCTCCGCCTTGTTGACGCCGGCGATCTTGAGCGCGAAGCCCATGTTGTCGGCGACCGTCATGTGCGGGTACAGGGCGTAGTTCTGGAACACCATGGCGATGTCCCGGTCCTTGGGCGG
Above is a genomic segment from Streptomyces fodineus containing:
- a CDS encoding DoxX family protein, whose amino-acid sequence is MDTRTPRTPTGDRSSGYDDAPALSMVKVPSDPAQVIVNHPSFRVQLGPSAKRTQSSRIARHLSATPDTARMPVVGTTGRPTAAGRRRPVVWSGRSAPDDTGAHRLLQAVRGNSVRHADEPPEAGATQVLPRVGTTGYDDTYDALEQTVETPVVGHQRTPADAEGTRVLPHMRTVSGAYDDPLYDEPGYAHDDFEPYDAHADPSDTPRPARSHGDDPARHAYYPGRRMNLGVVLLPLRIFLGFISIYAGMGKLCDPLYFDGGKRGSMVKWLNTLHPWEVAEPLRQFALHHPVGSGLVIAFLQVAVGVLTVLGCWQRVAAVVGALLSAALIVTVSWKTVPAYDAPDIIYLAAWSPLIIAGAPVYSVDGRLAASAWRRLGPRADIWDLRRYVLRRGALITAVTVGLTLLVGSLFGGAVRDSSRVVVPGPGEAPRNNLPGSPLPQGPGKRHKKTPAASTSPTRGATAGASPSGAARTPGAMRSAGGTTTTPSQTQGSTGQTSPRQSSPTGGAPSTTAGPTSTGNSSTGGTGSSGGSSSSGQPGLVGGLLG
- a CDS encoding nucleotidyltransferase family protein → MTHPNAASRPTQAVVLAGGQGSRLRPYTDDRPKPMVEIPGTGTPIIGHQLTWLAEEGVTDVVVSCGHLADVLQKWLDSADLPVSVTTVVETEPLGRGGGLKYAAAHLPRPDRPWYATNGDIWTRFSLRDMADFHTERDAVATLALARPRIPWGAVETDGFGHITDFIEAPPSTFEINAGVYVFSPEFASTLPERGDHERTTFPRLARERKLFGFPIPQGAYWRAIDTAKDLTEAAKELAALGRQ
- the msiK gene encoding diacetylchitobiose ABC transporter ATP-binding protein MsiK yields the protein MATVTFDKATRIYPGSTKPAVDALDIAIEDGEFLVLVGPSGCGKSTSLRMLAGLEDVDGGAIRIGDRDVTHLPPKDRDIAMVFQNYALYPHMTVADNMGFALKIAGVNKAEIRQKVEEAAKILDLTEYLDRKPKALSGGQRQRVAMGRAIVREPQVFLMDEPLSNLDAKLRVSTRTQIASLQRRLGITTVYVTHDQVEAMTMGDRVAVLKDGLLQQVDSPRNMYDKPANLFVAGFIGSPAMNLVEVPITDGGVKFGNSVVPVNREALKTASDKGDRTVTVGVRPEHFDVVELGGGAAASLTKDSADAPAGLAVSVNVVEELGADGYVYGTAEVGGETKDLVVRVNGRQVPEKGSTLHVVPRPGEIHVFSTSTGERLSD